The sequence ACAAAAACTGCAAGGATGCAGAATTAAAAAAACAAATGGGTGTCGTATATCCAACAGGCTTTAAAGCAAATGGTTTTAAGGAAGGAAAATACGGGGTAGCAATTATATACTCTGAAAATCCTAATACTATATGCTCAGGGGTTTTTACATCTAATAAAGTTTATGCACACCCTGTAAAGTACTGTAAAGACTTGATTTTAAACAGTGCTGATAAAAAGTTTAACGCAGTCGTCATTAACAGCGGTAATGCAAACTGTTTTACAAAAGACGGTATGCAGGATAATAATGAAATGGTAAAGACCACATCTAAGCTATTAAACATATCTGAAAATCGAATTTTAAGTGCTTCTACTGGTGTCATTGGACGAAAAATGCCAATGGGTATTATAAATGACAGAGTAAAGAGTGCATATAATAATCTAAGAATCGAAAATAATAATGAAAACGCTTCTAAGGCAATTATGACAACAGACGCATACAATAAAAGTGTTTGCGTTAAAATAACAGTAAATGATAACGTTGTTAAGATAGGTGGTATTGCAAAGGGTGCAGGTATGATAGCCCCAAATATGCAAAAACCTAAGAATTTATTGCACGCTACAATGTTATCTATTATTACAACAGACCTTGAAATACCGGCTAATGAGATAGAGGACTGCTTATATAGTGCTACAGAAAAAAGTTTTAATAATACTGTAGTCGATGGGGATACAAGTACTAACGATACTTTGTTTTTAATGGCAAACGGTGAAAGTGGTGTAAAATATGAGGATTGCAAAGAACTTTTTGATAGTGCTTTATCATTAGTATGCCAAGAATTAGCAAAAATGATGGCCAGAGATGGCGAAGGTGCGGGTAAATTAGTGGAAGTACTTGTAAAAGGTGCAAAAACCCAAGAAGATGCTAAAAAAGCATCTATGGCGGTTGTAAGGTCATTGTTGGTTAAAACTGCAGTATTTGGTAATGACCCTAATTGGGGTAGAATCGTAGCCGCAGTAGGATACAGCGGTGCAGAAATGGATATGAACATTTTTGACTTATCGATAAGCAATTTTAATGAATCTACTTACCTTGTGAAAGATGGGGTACAAATAGCAGATGATGGTACTCCCGAATTGAAAAAAGCAGAACAATTAATCCAAAAAGAAAAAATAAAATTCATAATAGATTTAAAACTTGGAGATTTTGAAAATACTTCATTCGGTTGTGATTTAGGCTATGAATATGTAAGAATTAATGCTGAATATACTACATAATTTATTTTATTAATTTTTTATTATTTTTTAATTATTTTTTAATCACTTTAATTTTTAATCACTTTAATTTTTAATCACTTTAATTTTTAATCATCTTTTAATCATTTTTCAATTTATTTTTACATTTAGTTTTATTTTTTGTCACATATATTATTTAAATTATAAAAAATATAAATTATCTTGTATACGAGATGAGGGGGTCGTATGAAAAAAGTTTCAGAGCATGATTCTATAAACGAAATGTATCAAAAATTGACTGACGACAAAATGTCCAACGTTTTTGACCGTGAAGAACAACAGGAAACTGTTAGATGTGCATTTTGTAGTCAAGGTATGAGTTGCCAACTATGTAGTAATGGACCTTGCCGTATTACGCCAGTGATAGACGGAGTACGAAAAATTGATTCAGGGGCTTGTGGAATAGGTCCTGATGCAATGGCAATGCGGTATATGTTGCTTAGAAATGTAATGGGGACAAGTACATATACATACCACGCAAAAGAAGCATTCAGAACTTTGAAATCTACTGCAGAGGGTAGAACCCCATTTGAAATACAAGATATAACTAAATTAAAGACTTTTGCAAATGCTTGCGGTTTAAAAGTGACATCGGTAAATGAAACAGCCATAAATTTGGCAAAATTCTTGTATGAACAGACTTATACGAGTAAACCGTCAATAATGGTTGAAAGATTTGCACCGAAACCACGTAAAGACCTTTGGAATAAATTAGACTTATTCCCTGCAGGCCCGCAAGAAGAAATGTTAATTTCTACATCAAGCTGTTTAACAAATGTTGACAGCGATTACGTTTCTTTAGCTTTAAAAGCAATGCGTTTAGGGATTTCTTGCATATATGGGGCTCAGATAGGGCTGGAAATGGTACAGGATATACTATATGGCACACCAATGCCTCATAAAGTAGACGTTGATTTGGGAATTGTAGACCCTAACTATATAAATATAGTTGTAAATGGTCACGAGCCTTTTGTTGGTGCAGCACTAATTGATATGGCAAGAAGTTCACAAATACAAGAACGAGCAAGAGCTGAAGGGGCAAAAGGTTTAAGAATTGTGGGTTCTATTGAAACCGGTCAAGAATTGATACAAAGATATGATATGGATGACGTATTTGTTGGTTTAACCGGTAATTGGATTACAATAGAGCCACTTTTAGCAACAAACGCCGTAGATGTTTTTGCAATGGATATGAATTGTAGTCTTCCAAGATTAAATGAATATTCTAAAAAATATAACTCTACATTAGTATCGGTTTCAAAATTAGTTAAATTACCTCACGTAAGTATAAATATGGATTATGAACCGCATAAAGTAGAAAAAATGGCTGAAGACATAATAAATATTGCATTTAAGAATTATAAAATTAGAAAATCAACAAAAAGCTATGTACCTGCTAAAAAAACGGGGGCAATCGTTGGAATATCTACTGAAGCAATATTGCACATATTAGGGGGTAGTTTAGACCCATTATTAAATGCAATAAAAGATGGGGATATTAAAGGGGTTGTAGCTTTGATAAGCTGTACTTCAATCCACGGGCACGGTCATGATATGAATACCGTAGCAATTGCAAAGGAATTGATTAAAAAGGACATATTAATATTAAGTGCAGGTTGTGGAAACGCAGCTTTGCAAGTTGCAGGTTTAACTTCATTAGATGCAATTGATTTGGCAGGTTCTAAACTTGCAGGTGTGTGCAAATTATTAAAAATCCCGCCA is a genomic window of Methanococcus voltae containing:
- the argJ gene encoding bifunctional ornithine acetyltransferase/N-acetylglutamate synthase, with the translated sequence MGVVYPTGFKANGFKEGKYGVAIIYSENPNTICSGVFTSNKVYAHPVKYCKDLILNSADKKFNAVVINSGNANCFTKDGMQDNNEMVKTTSKLLNISENRILSASTGVIGRKMPMGIINDRVKSAYNNLRIENNNENASKAIMTTDAYNKSVCVKITVNDNVVKIGGIAKGAGMIAPNMQKPKNLLHATMLSIITTDLEIPANEIEDCLYSATEKSFNNTVVDGDTSTNDTLFLMANGESGVKYEDCKELFDSALSLVCQELAKMMARDGEGAGKLVEVLVKGAKTQEDAKKASMAVVRSLLVKTAVFGNDPNWGRIVAAVGYSGAEMDMNIFDLSISNFNESTYLVKDGVQIADDGTPELKKAEQLIQKEKIKFIIDLKLGDFENTSFGCDLGYEYVRINAEYTT
- the cooS gene encoding anaerobic carbon-monoxide dehydrogenase catalytic subunit encodes the protein MKKVSEHDSINEMYQKLTDDKMSNVFDREEQQETVRCAFCSQGMSCQLCSNGPCRITPVIDGVRKIDSGACGIGPDAMAMRYMLLRNVMGTSTYTYHAKEAFRTLKSTAEGRTPFEIQDITKLKTFANACGLKVTSVNETAINLAKFLYEQTYTSKPSIMVERFAPKPRKDLWNKLDLFPAGPQEEMLISTSSCLTNVDSDYVSLALKAMRLGISCIYGAQIGLEMVQDILYGTPMPHKVDVDLGIVDPNYINIVVNGHEPFVGAALIDMARSSQIQERARAEGAKGLRIVGSIETGQELIQRYDMDDVFVGLTGNWITIEPLLATNAVDVFAMDMNCSLPRLNEYSKKYNSTLVSVSKLVKLPHVSINMDYEPHKVEKMAEDIINIAFKNYKIRKSTKSYVPAKKTGAIVGISTEAILHILGGSLDPLLNAIKDGDIKGVVALISCTSIHGHGHDMNTVAIAKELIKKDILILSAGCGNAALQVAGLTSLDAIDLAGSKLAGVCKLLKIPPVLSFGTCTDTGRISMVVSELANALNVDTKDLPIAVSAPEYMEQKATIDALFALGFGLYTHVSPLPPVTGGDSLVKLLTNDLENLTGAKLNVDTDMIKAAANIESHILKKRKRLGI